In a genomic window of Candidatus Eisenbacteria bacterium:
- a CDS encoding FAD-binding oxidoreductase, which produces MPSRIGAELLDRLTSLLGSEGVGRDLPRRHAFAADAMPAAAGVPEMVLSPSRYDQVAPLIQLLHDAGIPYVPRGAGTGLSGGAAADEFEAVLSLARLRRIHRIDPVRRIAVVESGVVNIALSQAAAPWGLEFAPDPSSETVCTIGGNIAENASGPHTLKYGVTRAHLLALEMVLPDGRTMVFPSYADRLEDLLPYPPVDIPGPDLVSLMTGSEGTLGVVTRAIVRLSPTPEKTATLSGYFKSIDDAVDSVTKLLASGFLPAAVEMIDDVVLDMVSRTFSMPVPSAARAFLLVEVDGLAEAVAFEASRVEEIFQSSGALDSRRAQTPGERESLWAARKKTFGALGRVASNYFVHDGVVPRSRLAGVLREIKRFSAEYRLQTANIFHAGDGNVHPTILLDIENPDEVERSERLGEEILKLCVRAGGTITGEHGVGLEKRRLMKEIFTGAQMDLQKALRDLFNPKGLSNPRKIFPPDEDPPEEHPLDGPPPEEGAADFPRRSVEGAAGGSFQPETGAEVEQILDEAQRAGRRIRILGAGTIPLNDFIMDPSPESDLELDLTRLRGIRQVEPDDLTVELSCGSTLSDVTRALAPHNLWVPLDAPDPDRTTIGGILAVGYTGQRCGRWGPLRHRVLSLEVCVPGHGRQTWGRAVSKNVAGYDVAHMLVGSMGTLGVFTKAVLRAEPFPSVRRSAILCARWLILERLAGILLRSYLPWSHLDLVMAAGGGGSGNLEPEAVLLVGCEGSPEIHGRLCKELETIVKGTAGIEWRDTSSVEEDLRGRWGPLSSGAGGTKLNRRIYLDPVRGPGECAALCRRLRGSEARIQLHLRTGLLSLAARPEVLEGIQAPDGWSSGGSPEAASGRQLMWWRRLKRIFDPGDVLNPGLMPAVQKTRGESHER; this is translated from the coding sequence ATGCCGTCTCGGATCGGCGCGGAGCTTCTCGATCGCCTGACAAGCCTGCTGGGCTCCGAGGGCGTCGGCCGCGATCTTCCCCGTCGTCACGCCTTCGCGGCCGACGCCATGCCGGCCGCAGCGGGCGTCCCGGAGATGGTTCTCTCCCCCTCGCGATATGATCAAGTCGCGCCGCTTATACAATTGCTGCATGACGCCGGGATACCCTACGTGCCGCGTGGAGCCGGAACCGGTCTCAGCGGCGGCGCGGCGGCGGACGAGTTCGAGGCGGTGCTCAGTCTCGCCCGGCTCCGTCGGATTCATCGGATCGATCCGGTGAGAAGGATCGCGGTCGTGGAATCGGGCGTTGTCAATATCGCGCTGTCACAGGCCGCGGCTCCCTGGGGATTGGAATTCGCCCCCGATCCTTCGAGTGAAACGGTTTGCACCATCGGCGGGAATATCGCCGAAAACGCCAGCGGTCCCCACACATTAAAATATGGTGTCACCCGCGCGCATCTTCTCGCGCTGGAGATGGTGCTGCCGGATGGCCGCACCATGGTCTTTCCATCCTATGCGGATCGACTCGAGGATCTGCTGCCCTATCCGCCCGTCGATATTCCGGGACCGGATCTTGTCAGCCTCATGACGGGAAGTGAGGGGACGCTTGGTGTTGTGACCCGTGCTATCGTTCGCCTGTCGCCGACTCCGGAGAAGACAGCGACGCTATCGGGATATTTTAAATCAATCGATGACGCCGTCGATTCTGTCACAAAACTCCTCGCCTCGGGATTCCTGCCGGCCGCTGTCGAGATGATTGATGATGTCGTTCTGGATATGGTTTCACGCACCTTTTCGATGCCGGTACCCAGCGCGGCACGGGCCTTTCTTCTCGTCGAGGTGGATGGGCTGGCCGAGGCGGTCGCGTTTGAGGCGTCCCGTGTTGAAGAGATCTTTCAATCTTCCGGAGCGCTGGATTCCCGGCGCGCCCAAACGCCCGGCGAACGCGAGAGCTTGTGGGCGGCCCGCAAAAAGACCTTCGGCGCTCTCGGTCGCGTTGCATCGAATTACTTTGTGCATGACGGGGTTGTGCCGCGAAGCCGGCTGGCCGGGGTCTTGAGAGAGATCAAACGGTTCTCCGCGGAGTATCGCCTGCAGACGGCCAATATCTTTCATGCCGGGGATGGAAATGTTCACCCCACCATCCTTCTCGATATCGAGAATCCTGATGAGGTGGAGCGATCCGAGCGGCTGGGGGAGGAGATCCTGAAACTCTGTGTCCGGGCCGGGGGCACCATTACCGGCGAGCACGGCGTCGGCTTGGAGAAGCGCCGGCTGATGAAAGAGATTTTTACCGGCGCGCAGATGGATCTTCAGAAGGCGCTTCGGGATCTCTTCAATCCGAAAGGCCTCAGTAATCCAAGAAAGATTTTTCCGCCGGATGAAGACCCGCCCGAAGAACACCCGCTCGATGGCCCCCCGCCGGAAGAGGGCGCCGCCGACTTCCCACGACGGTCTGTGGAAGGAGCCGCCGGAGGATCCTTCCAGCCGGAAACAGGCGCGGAGGTTGAACAAATCCTGGATGAGGCGCAAAGGGCAGGCAGAAGGATTCGCATTCTTGGCGCCGGAACCATCCCCTTGAATGATTTTATAATGGATCCATCTCCCGAATCGGATCTTGAACTGGACCTCACCCGTCTTCGCGGAATTCGCCAGGTCGAACCGGATGACCTCACGGTTGAATTGTCATGCGGGTCGACCCTGAGTGATGTGACCCGGGCGCTGGCCCCGCACAATCTGTGGGTCCCTTTGGATGCCCCCGACCCGGATCGAACCACCATCGGCGGTATCCTTGCGGTGGGTTATACAGGACAACGCTGCGGCCGCTGGGGACCGCTGCGGCACCGGGTTCTCTCCCTGGAAGTCTGCGTCCCCGGTCACGGCCGTCAGACCTGGGGCCGGGCGGTTTCAAAGAATGTCGCCGGCTACGATGTGGCTCATATGCTGGTCGGTTCAATGGGAACGCTCGGCGTTTTTACCAAAGCGGTTCTACGCGCCGAACCCTTTCCATCAGTCCGGCGCTCGGCGATTCTTTGCGCCCGGTGGCTCATCCTCGAACGTCTGGCCGGGATCCTGCTGCGATCCTACCTTCCATGGAGTCATCTCGATCTGGTGATGGCCGCCGGTGGGGGAGGTTCCGGAAACCTTGAACCGGAAGCGGTCCTGCTGGTGGGCTGCGAAGGCTCACCCGAGATTCATGGCAGATTGTGCAAGGAGTTGGAGACTATTGTTAAAGGAACGGCCGGTATCGAGTGGCGGGATACCTCCTCGGTCGAGGAGGATCTGCGCGGCCGCTGGGGTCCGTTATCTTCCGGCGCCGGCGGAACAAAACTCAACCGCCGCATTTATCTTGATCCGGTGCGGGGCCCGGGCGAATGCGCCGCTCTATGCCGCCGGCTGCGTGGATCCGAGGCGAGGATCCAGCTTCATCTTCGCACCGGCCTCTTGAGCCTCGCGGCGCGGCCGGAGGTATTGGAAGGAATTCAAGCTCCGGACGGATGGAGCAGCGGCGGCTCTCCGGAGGCCGCGTCCGGCCGGCAACTCATGTGGTGGCGCCGATTGAAGAGGATCTTTGATCCTGGCGATGTCTTGAATCCAGGTCTTATGCCGGCCGTTCAGAAAACGCGGGGGGAATCCCATGAACGATAG
- a CDS encoding dipeptide epimerase, whose product MNDWKIDEARSGWLDVRLGREFRTNMKRILAHRDILVRLRIGDTAGWGEAYTMQHDAAEKALDGNLPLGRDPWDFDAILEPIADLPARAAVDIALHDALARKLGLPIYRFLGIPKGGPITSVTLSLGDDDEAVIREAREWVQRGFQCLKLKMGTATDPSLPLRIREAVGSGIRIRVDGNQAWTVYNAEYLFKMLKTAGVEFCEQPFPVGQSALCAEIRREIDLPIYLDEEITGPADVARVWRHGGVDGVNVKVAKCGGLRRSLETIRAARALGLKVMIGCYFETSLAIGAAVHLTGLADAVDLDAALFLAADPFRGLSYAEGRPVLEGPGTGLTPDEGWAGFEEVDSK is encoded by the coding sequence CCAATATGAAGCGGATTCTGGCCCACCGGGACATCCTTGTCCGGCTCCGCATCGGGGATACGGCCGGCTGGGGTGAAGCTTATACAATGCAGCACGATGCGGCGGAGAAAGCTCTGGATGGGAATCTCCCCCTGGGGCGGGATCCTTGGGATTTCGACGCCATCCTGGAGCCGATCGCGGATCTCCCCGCCCGCGCGGCCGTCGATATCGCCCTGCACGACGCGCTCGCCCGCAAGCTCGGGCTGCCGATTTACCGCTTTTTGGGGATTCCCAAGGGGGGCCCGATAACATCGGTCACGCTCAGCCTCGGTGATGACGATGAGGCGGTGATCCGGGAGGCCCGCGAATGGGTGCAGCGGGGTTTTCAATGTCTCAAATTGAAGATGGGGACGGCAACCGATCCGTCACTGCCGCTCAGAATCCGCGAGGCCGTCGGTTCCGGAATCAGAATCCGCGTCGACGGCAATCAAGCCTGGACTGTTTATAATGCGGAGTACCTTTTCAAGATGCTCAAGACGGCCGGCGTTGAGTTCTGCGAACAGCCCTTTCCCGTCGGGCAATCCGCGTTATGCGCGGAGATCCGCCGTGAGATCGATCTGCCGATCTATTTGGATGAAGAGATCACCGGGCCGGCGGATGTCGCACGGGTCTGGCGCCACGGCGGCGTCGACGGGGTGAATGTGAAAGTTGCGAAGTGCGGCGGTTTGAGGCGGTCTCTTGAAACCATACGAGCGGCCCGCGCTCTCGGCCTCAAGGTGATGATCGGCTGCTATTTTGAAACCTCTCTGGCCATCGGCGCGGCGGTGCATCTCACCGGGCTCGCTGATGCCGTCGATCTCGATGCAGCGCTCTTTTTGGCCGCCGACCCTTTCCGGGGCCTAAGTTATGCGGAGGGGCGACCGGTCCTGGAAGGCCCCGGCACCGGGCTCACGCCGGATGAAGGCTGGGCTGGATTCGAAGAGGTGGATTCCAAATAA